In Heyndrickxia vini, the sequence CATTAATACCGAGAAATATCCCATGTCCAGGTGTTCTTGAAGGTCCTAATCCGAGGATTTCTGTAAGTCCATCTAAACCAATTTCAGTCTTTACCTCCGGGTGAGCGAGAATCGCTTTCAACTCCGAACCGAAGATAACCCCACCAGTATACTCCCGATAAAACAAAGGCTTTACCCCTAACCGATCTCTTGCAGCAAATAAATGTTGTTTCTTTTCATCCCAAATAGCGAATGCAAAAATTCCATTGAAATGATGAATGCAATCCTCTTCCCACTCTAGATAAGAAGTTAATAACACTTCTGTATCCGAGTGACCCTGAAAACGATACCCTTTTGCTAATAGCTCCTTGCGAATATCTTCCGTATTATAAAGCTCCCCGTTATAACATAACGTATAAGTATATTCACCCTTTTTCCGTGACATTGGTTGAATTCCGCATAGAGGGTCCACTACAACTAGTCGTTTATGTCCAAAAGCCGCGTGTTTTGTAAACCATGTATTTGTATCATCTGGCCCACGTCTAGATAAAGTTTCCGTCATATTTGAAACAATCTCATGTGTATTCGATAAATTTCTTTTAAAATCAACCCAGCCTGTTATCCCACACATATATTGCATCTCCTCCTTAACACGTATAAAAAACTGATACTTATTATATGTGCGTTCGCCTAATGGTTGAGTTGTCTACAAAAAAAAACGCAGATTTCCGATTCGAAAATCATGCGCTATTTTTGAGTTTGCCGTCCGGATTTTTTAAAGGTAAGAAAGTATAAATTTTATAGGATTAATGTTCCTAATTAATATCTGCTTTGTCTAGCTCCAGCGCCTATCGACTAGAAAACTTCAGGACTTTTCCCTACGATAAGTCAACATCGATTCGCCTTACATCACCCGCGTTTCCTTTATCTCAGTCGAAGTCCCGTAAGTCTTTTACGTCGATTAGCAAGGCGCCTTCGCTTTTCTAATCATTTGATTAATTACTTCTGCAAATACGATTCCAATCGCAATAGCACCAGATATCATGAATGCTTTTGCAGCCATTTGTATAGCTGTATTGTAATCATTTGCCACGAAATGTCTCATTGCATCATAAGACATTCCTCCTGGAACGAGCGGAATAATTCCTGATACACTAAAAATAATAATCGGTGCCTTATATATTTTTGCAAATACTTGACTAATCACAGCAATAACGAACGCAGCAACCAAACTAGCTACTGCCGCGTTTGCATGTGAATTGATTAGTAAAACATATATGAACCAGCCAATCATTCCAACAAGTCCACAAAGTAATAATTTTTTCCTCGGTATATTAAAAATTATTCCAAACGCACCCGTGGCGATAAAGCTAGTAATCAGCTGTTGAATCATCACATATTTCCCTTCATTATAATATTGAAAAAAACGAAATAACTACAGCAATCCCTGTTCCAATAGCAAATGCTGTTAAAAATGCCTCTGCACCTTTTGAAATACCTGATACAAGATGTCCTGCCATTAAATCCCGTACCGCATTCGTTATGAGCAATCCTGGAACAAGGGGCATAACGGAACCAATAATAATCTTATCTATTTCATTTCCTAGCCCCGACCTCACAAAAAGGACTGCTAATAATCCGATGATGAGTGAGGCCAAGCATTCCGAGAAGAACTTTACTTGTACGAGGCGATGTAAATAAATAAAACCCGTGAAACCTAAACCTCCAGTAATGATAGCGGGAAGAAAATCATGCCACCCGCCATTGAACATAATTAAAAAACATCCGCTCGATATCGCTGCAGCGGTAATCTGTATCC encodes:
- a CDS encoding threonine/serine exporter family protein, which produces MIQQLITSFIATGAFGIIFNIPRKKLLLCGLVGMIGWFIYVLLINSHANAAVASLVAAFVIAVISQVFAKIYKAPIIIFSVSGIIPLVPGGMSYDAMRHFVANDYNTAIQMAAKAFMISGAIAIGIVFAEVINQMIRKAKAPC
- a CDS encoding threonine/serine exporter family protein, which encodes METHTSQSYKVVETCLLAGKIMLQSGAETYRVEDTMTRIAYAFGIKGTHSFVTPTGIIFSIDGSEPTKLVRVSERSTDLKKVTIVNSISRKLTSGELSLSEAFDELKVIERTNFAYPIWIQITAAAISSGCFLIMFNGGWHDFLPAIITGGLGFTGFIYLHRLVQVKFFSECLASLIIGLLAVLFVRSGLGNEIDKIIIGSVMPLVPGLLITNAVRDLMAGHLVSGISKGAEAFLTAFAIGTGIAVVISFFSIL